The region GAAGCCAGGCAAGGGTGGCGAGTGCCGGGTTCGGCGCATCCGTCTCGAAGCGGTAGACGCCGTCCGGCAGGAGCGTCGGAAGCTTGCCGACGAGAAATGGATCGTTGTGCCTGGCATCGGCGCCGTTGAGTCCGAAGACGACGCCCATGAGGCCGCCATCGGCACCCGGCAGCAGGCAATGGCTTCCGGCCTTGCCTTCGAAGCCCTGGGCTTTCGCGAAGCCCTGAGCAAGTTGCGGGAGCTGCCCTGCAACGTCCGGCCAGGTCTGCTCGGTCACGAGCCAGACCGGCTTCGAGGCATCTTTCGCTGAGGCAAGGAGAGGATGGGGCATCGGCTTTGACCTAACGATGGAAGAATTGGAAGACATTTTGATCGGGTGAAGTCATGCCCATCACCCGATGGCATGCTCGCGCACGATGCGCGCGAGACCTGCGATCAGGGCCTGCTGCATGTCCTTCGTCTCTGCCTTGATGCCGTGGCGCTCGAGAGCGTGGATGTAGAGTTCCGCGCGCTCCGGTGCGGCCAGGATGGTGACGGAAGAAGGGCGGCCGAATTGCGACAGCGCGCCGTTGATCTCGTCTCCGGTCAGCAGACCGGAGAGGTAAGGTGCGAGAAGATTGCTGTTCATGCGGCCCGAAACCACGGATGCGCGGGCGCTGAACAGGAGATGCAGCAGGCCGACCCTGTTCTCGCCGCTGTTGCGCTGTGCCGCATCGAGTCCGAGATCGAAACCCTTCGGGTCTTCCGGTTCGGTGGCCGGGCGGCCGATCATGGAATGCTCGCGCAAGAGCGCGTACATCTCGCCGGTCATGTAGGTGGCGAAGCGCTCGATGCGCCCGTTCCTCATCTCGATCCATTTCGGATGCGTGCCGGCCGAGCAGATCAACCCGTTCTCGATGCCGGCGCCGAGAACCAGCGTCTCCTCGCCGCGCATCACGTCGGCGGCGCCGGGAGCAGGCTCGCAGAACAGGCCGGGGATGATGTAACCCTGGCGGCCGTTCTCCAGATCCACCGGCGCGAGCGCCCGGGCGATCTCGGCGGGGCCTGCAGGACAGGCCGCGTAGGGCGCCTCGACCCATCCTTCGCGGCTTCCCACCATGCCGACGAGCAGAACGGGAGCATCCGGCTCCGCCTTCAGCCAACGGCCGCATTGGCTCAAGAAAACATCGCGATGCTGGCCGCGTCGGAGGGACGACACGCCCTCATCCGACGAGACCTGATCGATAATGGTCTCGTTCTCGATGAGATAGCCACGAAAGCGGGTCGTTCCCCAATCGGCGACGATGAAGCGCAAAGCCAATGATCCCTGATTAACGGGTTCCGTACATCCGGTCGCCGGCATCGCCCAGCCCCGGCACGATATAGCCGTGGTCGTTGAGGCGCTCGTCGATGGACGCGGTCCAGATATGCACGTCGGGATGCGCGCCGCGCAGCTTCTCGATGCCCTCGGGGGCGGCGAGCAGGCAGACGAAGCGCAGGTCCTTGGCGCCGCGCTCCTTCAGTCGGTCGATGGCCGCGACGGCCGAGTTCGCGGTGGCGAGCATCGGGTCGAGCACCAGCACCATGCGGTCGGCGAGATCGGACGGGGCCTTGAAATAATATTCGACCGCCTGGAGCGATTCCGGATCGCGGTAGAGGCCGATATGGGCGACGCGGGCGGCGGGGACCAGGGTGAGCATGCCGTCGAGAAAGCCGACGCCCGCGCGCAGGATCGGAGCGAAGACGAGCTTCTTGCCGGCGATCTGCGCACCTTCCATCTTGGTCA is a window of Microvirga lotononidis DNA encoding:
- a CDS encoding 2-dehydro-3-deoxygalactonokinase; its protein translation is MALRFIVADWGTTRFRGYLIENETIIDQVSSDEGVSSLRRGQHRDVFLSQCGRWLKAEPDAPVLLVGMVGSREGWVEAPYAACPAGPAEIARALAPVDLENGRQGYIIPGLFCEPAPGAADVMRGEETLVLGAGIENGLICSAGTHPKWIEMRNGRIERFATYMTGEMYALLREHSMIGRPATEPEDPKGFDLGLDAAQRNSGENRVGLLHLLFSARASVVSGRMNSNLLAPYLSGLLTGDEINGALSQFGRPSSVTILAAPERAELYIHALERHGIKAETKDMQQALIAGLARIVREHAIG
- the upp gene encoding uracil phosphoribosyltransferase, whose protein sequence is MQGVTVVDHPLVQHKLTLMRDKERSTKGFRQLLNEIGMLLCYEVTRDLPMERIEIETPMTKMEGAQIAGKKLVFAPILRAGVGFLDGMLTLVPAARVAHIGLYRDPESLQAVEYYFKAPSDLADRMVLVLDPMLATANSAVAAIDRLKERGAKDLRFVCLLAAPEGIEKLRGAHPDVHIWTASIDERLNDHGYIVPGLGDAGDRMYGTR